A genomic stretch from Leptospira andrefontaineae includes:
- a CDS encoding mechanosensitive ion channel family protein — protein sequence MDSVLGSNWLLGVISVISGILLGYLFGGFIVPRLAKTLTKDKLDTNHPLYTALLSLVRFSFFIFGLYTALRFLKLDTSSEEKISLYLKVFGIMVFTFSFARVGSGAFTLYSSKAEGLLPSASILNNIVRILILLTGGLVALQTLGISVTPALTALGVGGLAFALGLQETLSNLFAGLGVLLGKKVSVGDYISLETGEEGLVEDINWRTTSLKKRNGSTIIIPNAKMSKTTYTNYSLTNTGLWTELEISIPKEGNLERLESILKEAANFSLTEIYGRTGYSESKISFRYVSFGQSNIDLVVHLPLKNIDDSGQIKSVFIKSLHSQFRSEGIDNISAKAAK from the coding sequence ATGGACTCGGTTTTAGGTTCTAATTGGTTACTCGGAGTAATTTCGGTTATTTCCGGAATTCTTTTGGGTTATCTTTTCGGCGGTTTCATCGTTCCGAGACTCGCAAAAACTCTCACAAAGGACAAGTTAGATACAAACCATCCTCTTTACACGGCTCTTCTTTCCTTAGTTAGATTTTCCTTTTTTATTTTTGGATTATATACTGCTCTAAGATTCTTAAAATTAGATACTTCCTCGGAAGAGAAAATTTCTCTCTATCTGAAAGTATTCGGGATCATGGTGTTCACATTCTCCTTTGCAAGAGTCGGTTCCGGAGCTTTTACTTTATATTCTTCAAAAGCAGAAGGACTTCTACCCTCCGCATCGATACTAAACAATATAGTTAGAATTCTGATCTTACTCACCGGAGGTTTGGTCGCATTACAAACTTTAGGGATCTCCGTTACTCCTGCTTTGACAGCATTAGGAGTAGGAGGTCTTGCATTCGCATTAGGTTTACAGGAAACACTTTCCAATTTATTTGCAGGACTTGGAGTTTTACTCGGTAAAAAAGTATCCGTAGGAGATTATATTTCCTTAGAAACTGGAGAAGAAGGTCTGGTAGAAGATATCAACTGGAGAACGACTTCCCTCAAAAAAAGAAATGGAAGCACGATCATAATTCCAAATGCTAAAATGTCTAAGACCACATATACGAATTATAGTCTTACAAATACGGGACTTTGGACTGAGTTGGAGATCAGTATTCCTAAAGAAGGAAATCTGGAGAGATTAGAATCCATTTTGAAAGAGGCTGCAAATTTTTCCTTAACGGAGATCTACGGAAGAACCGGCTACAGTGAATCCAAAATTTCATTTCGTTATGTTTCTTTCGGGCAATCTAATATCGATTTGGTGGTTCATCTTCCTTTAAAAAACATTGATGATTCCGGACAAATTAAATCCGTTTTCATAAAATCCTTGCATTCCCAATTTAGATCAGAAGGAATCGATAACATATCCGCGAAAGCAGCAAAATAA
- a CDS encoding LA_0991 family prenyltransferase-like protein encodes MRNVLENKLWFYVHVLSLDICLGVLGSGALATIVTGAKMKTVWWFLLPLSVWVIYTLDHLLDGKKVGENSINPRHKFHYDHSKILTILCTIAAIISAVLAFLLLREIVLLGGVLLAALAVLHLGIARWGKIRFGKEFSVALIYTLGVWFGPLLIVGFRSWTSPILLFLFFLGTVLNLVMNSLMEAELDAKEGQVYLLGVLSPKLAKEWVLRLSLLGFLAALVLAGGIRKWAPGTSVSASLVIALICAVPGGILRYADKFQDSQKYRILGEGVFILGLIPWFLNSF; translated from the coding sequence ATGCGAAACGTTTTAGAAAACAAACTTTGGTTTTATGTTCATGTACTTAGCTTGGACATTTGTCTTGGAGTTTTAGGTTCCGGTGCCTTGGCAACAATAGTAACAGGTGCCAAAATGAAAACGGTATGGTGGTTTCTTCTTCCATTAAGCGTTTGGGTCATTTACACCTTGGATCATTTATTGGATGGAAAGAAGGTAGGAGAAAATTCCATCAACCCACGTCACAAATTCCACTACGATCATTCTAAAATTTTAACTATACTCTGCACAATCGCAGCTATCATCTCCGCGGTTCTGGCCTTCTTATTATTAAGAGAAATCGTTTTACTCGGTGGAGTACTATTAGCTGCACTAGCAGTTCTTCATTTAGGGATCGCTCGCTGGGGAAAGATACGTTTTGGAAAAGAATTCTCTGTTGCATTGATCTATACTTTAGGAGTTTGGTTCGGTCCTCTTTTGATTGTAGGATTTCGTTCTTGGACAAGCCCCATTCTTCTTTTCTTATTCTTTTTAGGTACCGTTCTAAATTTAGTCATGAACTCTCTTATGGAAGCAGAGTTAGATGCTAAAGAAGGCCAAGTTTATCTATTAGGAGTTCTTTCTCCCAAACTAGCTAAGGAATGGGTGTTACGATTGTCCTTGCTCGGATTTCTGGCTGCCTTAGTATTGGCCGGCGGAATACGGAAATGGGCGCCGGGCACCTCGGTTTCGGCCTCTTTGGTGATCGCCCTCATCTGTGCAGTTCCGGGAGGAATCCTGCGTTACGCGGATAAATTCCAAGATTCTCAAAAGTATAGGATCCTTGGAGAAGGAGTTTTTATCTTGGGATTAATCCCTTGGTTTCTAAACTCCTTCTAG
- a CDS encoding SDR family oxidoreductase, which translates to MGEFFKNKVVWITGASSGIGESLVKEAARRGAILVLSSRREKELKRVRKENGLTDSNSMILPLDLEDYKKLGKVPAQVIKTFGKIDVLINNGGISQRSMAHETSLDTYETLMKVNYFGNIALTLAVLPHMRERKQGWISTIASVAGLIGVPLRTGYSSTKFALTGFYEALRAENTKENLKVTLVYPGFVKTNISHNALKGDGTPQKKMDKVIENGIDADECARKILDAIENEDLQVIIAGGKEKFGLFLRHYFPKFFAKFLSKTAVT; encoded by the coding sequence ATGGGAGAATTTTTCAAAAACAAAGTCGTGTGGATTACAGGAGCTTCTTCCGGGATCGGCGAATCTTTAGTTAAAGAAGCCGCAAGAAGAGGAGCGATATTAGTTCTTTCTTCCAGAAGAGAAAAGGAACTCAAAAGAGTTCGCAAAGAGAACGGACTAACAGATTCAAACAGCATGATCCTTCCTTTAGATCTAGAAGATTATAAAAAGTTAGGAAAAGTTCCCGCTCAAGTTATCAAAACTTTTGGAAAAATAGATGTGCTCATCAATAATGGTGGGATCAGCCAACGTTCCATGGCCCATGAGACTTCTTTAGATACTTATGAAACTTTAATGAAAGTAAACTACTTCGGAAATATCGCACTAACTCTCGCAGTGCTTCCTCATATGAGAGAAAGAAAACAAGGCTGGATATCTACAATCGCGAGTGTTGCAGGACTTATCGGAGTTCCATTGAGAACCGGATATTCTTCCACCAAATTTGCATTAACCGGTTTTTATGAAGCTCTTAGAGCCGAAAATACAAAAGAAAATCTGAAAGTCACCCTGGTCTATCCTGGTTTTGTGAAGACCAATATTTCGCATAACGCACTTAAAGGAGATGGAACTCCTCAAAAGAAAATGGATAAGGTAATCGAGAATGGGATCGATGCGGATGAATGTGCACGCAAGATTCTGGATGCGATCGAGAACGAAGATCTACAAGTGATCATTGCAGGTGGAAAAGAGAAATTCGGGCTGTTCCTAAGACACTATTTCCCTAAGTTTTTCGCAAAATTCTTATCTAAGACTGCAGTTACCTGA
- a CDS encoding class I SAM-dependent methyltransferase: MKHLEMFSNRLTRMSKHWKKWARRRGITCFRIYDRDIPQVPLVIDLYENFCLVSEYLNSYPMSEDERESERNTIRNFIIEILQLAPEDLFWKTRERKKGNLQYEKLDTQEKSIQANEGGLKFKVNLSDYLDTGLFLDHRTTRDLFRKEASGKNVLNLYSYTGAFSVYAADGGAKKITSVDLSQKYLDWSKENFELNGFAYEDHEFIREDITEWLKRERNNPKRTQYDLIIVDPPTFSNSKKMRDIFDVQRDYSFLLNSIFRDFSAPGAVLFFSTNFRKFKLDVDELLWEDIQDITKQTHPEDFRNEKIRSVWKMRK; this comes from the coding sequence ATGAAACATTTAGAAATGTTCTCCAATCGCCTGACCAGGATGTCCAAACATTGGAAAAAATGGGCAAGAAGAAGGGGAATCACCTGTTTTCGGATCTACGATCGAGATATTCCTCAAGTCCCGCTCGTCATTGATCTATACGAAAATTTTTGTTTAGTTTCCGAATACCTGAATTCTTATCCGATGTCTGAAGATGAAAGGGAATCGGAAAGAAATACGATCCGTAATTTTATAATCGAAATTCTTCAACTTGCTCCTGAGGATCTGTTTTGGAAAACAAGAGAACGTAAAAAAGGAAATCTCCAATACGAAAAGTTGGACACTCAAGAAAAGTCAATCCAAGCGAATGAAGGTGGGTTGAAGTTTAAGGTAAACCTGAGCGATTATCTGGACACTGGACTTTTTCTAGATCATAGAACTACTCGCGATCTTTTTAGAAAAGAAGCCTCCGGAAAGAATGTACTCAATTTATATTCTTATACCGGTGCTTTCTCCGTATATGCTGCTGACGGTGGAGCAAAAAAAATTACGAGCGTGGATCTTTCTCAAAAATACCTAGACTGGTCTAAGGAAAATTTTGAACTTAATGGATTCGCTTACGAAGATCACGAGTTTATCAGAGAAGATATTACGGAATGGCTGAAGAGAGAAAGGAATAATCCTAAAAGAACACAATACGATCTTATTATAGTCGATCCTCCTACATTTTCTAACAGTAAGAAGATGAGGGATATTTTCGATGTGCAACGAGATTATTCTTTTCTATTGAATTCGATCTTTAGGGATTTTTCTGCGCCTGGTGCGGTTCTCTTTTTCTCTACAAACTTTAGGAAGTTCAAATTGGATGTTGATGAACTTTTGTGGGAAGATATTCAGGATATCACTAAACAAACTCATCCAGAGGATTTTCGAAATGAAAAGATTCGATCTGTTTGGAAGATGAGGAAGTAG
- a CDS encoding M15 family metallopeptidase, translated as MRVRNSLGPIFLLLTFFYCQKSPVPKFEESPVVSLTIENGLVNVKDIDPNIEIDLRYSTPENFTGSIIYPFKTCLLRKETAEKLKAANSEFQTYGYRIKIWDGYRPPYAQKILWEKVPNPRYVGNPTKGGSVHNRGGAVDLTLIDSEGKELEMPSPYDEFTYKASPFRKDLDPTVSKNLEVLVRVLTKHGFKQISSEWWHYNDGDAKVYPLVEVDPKLWEK; from the coding sequence ATGAGAGTTCGTAATAGTCTTGGTCCGATCTTTCTTCTGCTTACCTTCTTCTATTGCCAAAAATCCCCAGTTCCTAAATTCGAAGAAAGCCCAGTGGTATCTTTAACGATCGAAAATGGGTTGGTAAATGTAAAAGATATAGATCCAAATATAGAGATCGATTTACGTTATTCGACTCCTGAAAATTTTACGGGCTCCATCATCTATCCTTTCAAAACCTGTTTACTTAGAAAAGAAACAGCAGAAAAATTAAAAGCTGCCAACTCTGAATTCCAAACTTACGGATACAGGATCAAAATTTGGGATGGGTATCGTCCTCCATATGCGCAAAAAATTTTATGGGAGAAGGTCCCAAATCCAAGATACGTTGGAAATCCTACAAAAGGAGGTTCCGTTCACAATCGAGGTGGGGCAGTGGATCTCACTCTTATAGATTCGGAAGGGAAAGAATTAGAAATGCCGAGTCCTTACGATGAATTCACTTATAAGGCTTCTCCTTTTCGTAAAGACTTAGACCCGACGGTCTCTAAAAATTTAGAGGTTTTAGTTAGAGTTCTAACAAAACATGGATTCAAGCAGATTAGTTCCGAATGGTGGCATTATAATGACGGGGATGCAAAAGTTTATCCCCTAGTAGAGGTGGATCCGAAACTTTGGGAGAAATGA
- a CDS encoding C40 family peptidase has translation MILNGIRKILVLWKEKVLPNSGALSFLIIPFFALVLVADQAKSLSDKEVHKYFYETWKLEIAPKDNLELFKETQNWIGTPHRDNGKDESGIDCSSLAAKLVKKVYSKTISGSSESISKQVKKISESDLQEGDLVFFNIYGEKISHVGVYLKDRKFVHASVVKGVTVSSLDENYYKARFVFAGRL, from the coding sequence ATGATCTTGAACGGAATCCGAAAAATTCTAGTTTTATGGAAAGAGAAAGTTCTCCCAAATTCGGGAGCACTTTCTTTTTTGATCATACCTTTCTTCGCTCTGGTACTTGTTGCAGACCAAGCAAAATCCTTATCCGATAAAGAAGTTCATAAATACTTTTATGAAACTTGGAAATTAGAGATTGCTCCCAAAGATAATTTGGAATTATTCAAGGAAACCCAGAATTGGATCGGAACTCCTCATAGAGACAATGGAAAAGATGAGTCCGGAATAGATTGTTCCAGTCTTGCTGCAAAGCTGGTGAAAAAAGTATATTCCAAAACAATTTCAGGTTCTTCCGAGAGTATTTCCAAACAGGTTAAAAAGATCTCCGAGTCAGATCTACAAGAGGGGGATTTAGTATTTTTTAATATATATGGCGAGAAGATCAGTCATGTCGGAGTTTATTTGAAGGATAGAAAGTTCGTACATGCCTCCGTGGTCAAGGGCGTAACCGTAAGTTCTTTGGATGAAAATTATTACAAGGCCAGATTCGTATTTGCCGGAAGATTATAG